The Thermomicrobiales bacterium genome segment AACCGGGCTCCCCCAGGGCCTCATTCAGCATGGGGAGCCCGGTCGGCAGTCGGCCTGGCAGATAGTCATGTTGGGTGGACTGTCAGTGCCAAAGTGGCGAACATGTTGGCGCGACAGACCACACCTTGTCCTGTCATTTCGAGCGCGCACGCGAGAAATCTCCCCTGCATTGGACTGTATCGGACGGGTGGGAGATCTCTCACTGCGGTTCGAGATGACAGAGTACGAGGTTGGCTATCGGCCCGAACGATCGGGAAATCTGGCGTTGGCAACCCAGCGAGTCCTCTGTCGAGCGCACGTTGTCCCTCGGCTCAGCTCCAGCTATGCGCGCTTGTCTGACGCACGAGGCCGTATAGTGACCCCTACCATAACCTTGTGCGGCACGAGATACCGATGTTCGAGGAATGGATGGGGAAATGGCTGCTTACGAAACCGTCTTCACGATGGATACGTCCAGCATCAAGTACGGTCCCGGCTCGACGAGCGAGGTCGGCGAGGAGATGCGGCGGCTGGGCGCGCAGCGCGTCATGGTCGTCACCGATCCGCGCCTGACCGATAGCACTGCGGTGCAGACGACGATGGCGTCACTCCGTGATGCCGGCATCGACGCCGTGCTGTATGACCAGACGCGCGTTGAGCCGACCGATGCGTCGTTCCTCGATGCGATTGCCTTCGCGACGGAAGGCCAGTTCGATGGCTACGTCGGCGTCGGCGGTGGGTCGAGCATCGACACTGCCAAGGTGGCGAACCTCTACGCGACCTGGCCGGCCGACCTGCTGGAGTACGTCAACGCGCCAATCGGCCGCGCGACACCGGTGCCGGGGCCCGTGAAACCGCTGATCGCGATCCCGACAACCGCCGGAACCGGCAGCGAGACGACCGGCGTGGCGATCTTCGACTACGTACAGATGCACGCCAAGACCGGCATCGCCCACCGCGCACTGCGCCCGGTGATGGGCATCATCGATCCGGACAACACGCGCTCGATGCCGCCGATGGTGGCGGCCTGCTCCGGATTTGATGTCCTCTCGCACGCCGTCGAGTCGCTGACGGCGCTGCCGTATAACGAGCGACCGGCCCCGGAGAGTCTGGCAATGCGACCGGCCTATCAGGGCTCGAACCCGATCTCCGACCTGTGGGCATCGAAGGCGATCGAGATGGTCGCGGCCAACATCCTCCGCGCCGTCGAGACGCCGGAGGATGACGACGCGCGCGGCCAGATGATGCTCGCCTCAGCGTTCGCCGGCATCGGCTTCGGCAACGCCGGCGTCCACCTGCCGCACGGCATGTCCTACCCCGTCTCGGGCATGGTCCGCGAATACCAGCCAGCCGGATACGAGGTAGGCCACCCGATCATCCCGCACGGCATGTCGGTAATCCTGAACGCTCCGGCTGTCTTCCGCTGGACGAGCGTGGCCAACCCACAGCGCCACCTGTTGGCCGCACGGCTGATGGGTGCCGACACCGAGGGCGCGTCCGACGAGGACGCCGGAACCATCCTCGCCAACGCGATGATCGACCTGATGCGCCGCACCGGCGTTCCGAATGGCCTCGCGGCGGTCGGCTTCGAGGGTGATGACATCCCGGCGCTTGTGGCCGGCACGATCCCGCAGCACCGCGTCACCAAGCTCTCGCCGCGCCCAGCCTCCGAGGAGGACCTGGCAGGCCTGTTCGCCGACGCGATGCGCTACTGGTAACGCCGCATCATCTTGCCGGTGGCTGACATGCGTCGTTGGTCACCGGCAATTTCTCCGATACACCCCGTCCTCCCCGCCATGTCGAAACCGAGCAGAATCCTCAGGAAACTCACAACCCGTGTTGTGTTTCTGTTAAAGACCGCCCCGTAGCGTTGATTCAGGCCCGACCAATTGGTGCCGCGGCCGCGAGCTGACACGTTACGGGGATACCGATGCAGCAATCTCCAACCGGGAACCTCTTTGTCCCGCCACCGAATGGACACGCGCCAGCCGAGAGAGCCAACGGACTGGCGGCGCTCTCAAACCTGCGCACATTCAATCGCTATGAGCTGAAGTACATCGCCGACCGACGCCTCGTTGCCGGATTTCGTGAGGAGCTACCGGAGAAGCTCGACCGCGATCCGCACGGCCTCGAAGGCTTCTACCCGGTCTGGAGCACCTACTACGACACGAGCGACCTGCTCTTCTACTGGGAGAAGATGGAGGGCGAGCGCTTCCGCCGCAAGCTACGTATCCGCCATTACGGCGACCCGGACGAGCTGACCGCGGAGACGCCGGTCTGGGTCGAGATCAAGCAGCGGGTCAATCGTGTGACACAGAAGCGGCGGCTGAGCCTGCCGTATGCCGAGGCGCTGCGTCTCTGTGCCGGTGCTGATCCGTCGTCGTGCGCGCCGGAAGACGAGCACGTCGTCGAGGAGATCCTCGTGCTGGCGAACACGCTGCGTCTGCGCCCGATCGTCACCCTCGGTTACGTCCGCGAGGCGTACCTGGGACGCGGGCAAGACAGCGGCCTGCGCCTGACGATCGACAGCCGCATTCGCGGCCGCGACCGCGATCTGCCCATCAACATTGCCGGAGAGAATCGCTTCTTCGTCCAGCCGCACCTCTCAGTTGTTGAGGTGAAGGTGAACGAGCGCGTCCCCTACTGGATGACCGAGCACATCGCCCGCCACAACCTGACGTTGCGCCGGATCTCCAAATACTGTCAGGGCGTCCAGGCATACGACGTTGCGCCGCGCTCGGCGTTCCACGATGCGCGCATCGACGAGTCGTCGCTGCTGCACGCGAATTCGTAAGGACACCGCAGATGGGTTTTGAGGATCTTACCGGAACATTCAGCGTCGCCGACATTGTGATGTCGATCGGCCTGTCGTTCCTGCTGGCCGTCGTCATCGGCTTCGTCTATCGCTGGACACACAGAGGTGTGTCCTATAGCCAGACCTTCGTCCACACGCTCGTCATTCTGGCCATGATCGTGTCCGTCGTGATGCTCATCGTTGGCTCCAACATCGCCCGCGCGTTCGCTCTCGTCGGCGCGCTCTCGATCATCCGCTTCCGCAACGCGATCAAGGAAACTCGCGACGTTGGCTTCATCTTCTTCGCCATGGCAATCGGCATGGCAACCGGCACCCGCTTCTACACGCTTGCGGCGGTCGCAACAGGTGCAATCAGCGGCGCGACGATCCTGATGGAGCGCTTCAACATGTTCAAGTTGGATGTCCGCAGCCAGATTCTCAAGATCCAGCTCCCAGCCGGAATGGACTACTCGACCCTCTTCGACGATGTGTTCCTGCGCTACACCAGCCAGTCTGAGCTGATCAGCGCCGAAAGCATCCGCGCCGGGGCGCTGACTGAGCTGATGTACACGGTGCGACTGAAGGGCTCGGCCAAGCCGTACGAGCTGATCCACGACCTGCAGGAGCTGACGGCGGGACAGAAGGTCACGCTCCTGACCGGCTACGACCAGACCGATCTCTAGCGCAAAGAGAAGACGACATGTCACACGTCACACGCTTTTTTCAATCGCTCCGCTGGAAACGCAACCGCAAGCTGGTCAGTGTGCTGCTCGTCGGCTTCGCCGTCCTGGTTCTCGGCTTCGGCAGTGCCCGGGTAACAGCGATCACCTCCAGCGAGCGACACGACGGGCCAGTTGATGTCACGATCGACATCCAGGGGATGGAGGACATCTTCGATCAGAGTACCGTCCACGAGGTCACGGTCACGTTCGATCAGGATGACTACGACCGGATGATCCAACAGTACGAGGCCGACGGCACCAAGGACTACATCGAAGCCAGCATCACCATCGACGGCACGACTATCAGCTCGGTCGGGCTGCGGCTGAAAGGCAACTCGACGCTGCGCGGCCTGAGCGGCACATCGACGACGACAGATGGTCAGGGCTTCCCGCAAATGCAGCCCGACAGCACCACCGATGGCGCGACGCCGGACGCAACGCCCGACACCACCGATGACACTGCCCAGCCCGCCGGTGGGCAGGGGTTCGGCGGCATGGGCGGCGGCATGAGCAGCAGCCTGTCGTTCGACGATCCGTCCAGCCTGCCCTGGCTCATCAGCTTCGACGAGTTTGTTGATGGCCAGCGCTATCAGGGGTACGAGGAGATCGCGATCCGACCGACGACCAGCGGCACGACGATGCTGAACGAAGCGCTCGCGCTGAATCTCGTCGGCGAAGCCGGCCAGGCAACCCAGCTCGCCAGCTACAGCTCGTTCACTGTCAATGGTGCTGAGGCGCAGTTGCGGCTGCTGGTTGAGGTTCCGGAAGAGTCGTATACCGAGCGCAACTTCGAGACGGACGGCGTGCTCTACAAGGCGCTCTCGACCGGCTCGTTCTCCTACCTCGGTGAAGACCCGCTGGCCTACGAGGACGCATTCAAACAGATCACCCGCAAGAATCAGCAGGATCTTGAACCGCTCATCGAGCTGCTGAAGTGGGTTGATGAATCGTCCGACGAGGAGTTCGCCGCCCACCTTGCCGACTATGTCGATGTCGAATCCTTCGCGCAGTACATCGCGTTGCAGGACCTGCTCAACAACTTCGATGACATGAGCGGTCCGGGCCAGAACTACTACCTCTGGTACGACCTCGATACCGGCAAATTCTCGGTACTCACCTGGGATCTGAACCTGGCCTTTGGGCAGGGCATGGGCGGCGGCAACTTCGGGGGCGGTCAGATGCCGAACTTCCAGACCCAGGACGGCACCACCCAGGACGGTACGACGCCTGACGGCGCGACTGACCAGACGCAGCCGCAGCCTCCCACGGACGGCCAGCAAGTGCCGAGCGGTGGACAGGTGCCGACAGACGGTCAAACTTCGCCCGACGGCCAGATGCCAACCGACGACGGCACCACAACCGATGGGCAGACTCCTGCCAATGGCCAGATGCCAAACGGTGGGCAGCGTCCGACAGGCGGATTCCCGGGCGGTGGCCAGATGCCCAATGGTGGCCAGTTCGGGGGCGGCAACGCTGGCGGCATGGGCGGCAACCTGCTGAAGGAACGCTTCCTCGCCTCAGATGCCTTCTCCGACATCTACGCGCAGGCCTACGCCGACGTCTACAACGCGCTGTACGGCGACGGTCAGGCGCTCGCCGAACTCGATGCGCTCAGCGCCGTGCTCGCCAACTCCGGCCTCGTCGATGAGGCAACCCTCCAGTCGGAAGTGGAAGCGCTCCGTTCAGCCATCGAAACCATGATCGCTGCCGGACCAACCGTGACGACGACCACGACAACAACTCCGTAGCTGTCGCGACGGCTACCCGACATAGCGACACCCGTAGCTGAGCGCTACGGGTGTCGTGTGTCTGGATCACGCTCGCATCCGATATGGTCGAACGCCGCTATTCAATCCCCGGGCGCATCACACCGGCCAGATCATTGTCGCGCTGGTGCGGCTGGCCGATGGCCTGCATCAGGGCCAGGTTGTCAGTCGTCACCGCGCCAACGCCCAGCGCGATCAGGTCGTTTGCGCGCTGGACATCGTTGACCACCCAGGCGTTGATAAACAGGCGCTGCTCACGGAGCCAATCGACCAGACCAGCATCGAGGAGCGTCTCCTTGATCGTCACGCCATCCAGCATCTTGGCCAGCTCCTCGTCGGCCAGCAGCACCAGCAACTCGTAAGTCTCACCGAT includes the following:
- a CDS encoding iron-containing alcohol dehydrogenase, producing the protein MAAYETVFTMDTSSIKYGPGSTSEVGEEMRRLGAQRVMVVTDPRLTDSTAVQTTMASLRDAGIDAVLYDQTRVEPTDASFLDAIAFATEGQFDGYVGVGGGSSIDTAKVANLYATWPADLLEYVNAPIGRATPVPGPVKPLIAIPTTAGTGSETTGVAIFDYVQMHAKTGIAHRALRPVMGIIDPDNTRSMPPMVAACSGFDVLSHAVESLTALPYNERPAPESLAMRPAYQGSNPISDLWASKAIEMVAANILRAVETPEDDDARGQMMLASAFAGIGFGNAGVHLPHGMSYPVSGMVREYQPAGYEVGHPIIPHGMSVILNAPAVFRWTSVANPQRHLLAARLMGADTEGASDEDAGTILANAMIDLMRRTGVPNGLAAVGFEGDDIPALVAGTIPQHRVTKLSPRPASEEDLAGLFADAMRYW
- a CDS encoding DUF4956 domain-containing protein — its product is MGFEDLTGTFSVADIVMSIGLSFLLAVVIGFVYRWTHRGVSYSQTFVHTLVILAMIVSVVMLIVGSNIARAFALVGALSIIRFRNAIKETRDVGFIFFAMAIGMATGTRFYTLAAVATGAISGATILMERFNMFKLDVRSQILKIQLPAGMDYSTLFDDVFLRYTSQSELISAESIRAGALTELMYTVRLKGSAKPYELIHDLQELTAGQKVTLLTGYDQTDL
- a CDS encoding CotH kinase family protein, which gives rise to MSHVTRFFQSLRWKRNRKLVSVLLVGFAVLVLGFGSARVTAITSSERHDGPVDVTIDIQGMEDIFDQSTVHEVTVTFDQDDYDRMIQQYEADGTKDYIEASITIDGTTISSVGLRLKGNSTLRGLSGTSTTTDGQGFPQMQPDSTTDGATPDATPDTTDDTAQPAGGQGFGGMGGGMSSSLSFDDPSSLPWLISFDEFVDGQRYQGYEEIAIRPTTSGTTMLNEALALNLVGEAGQATQLASYSSFTVNGAEAQLRLLVEVPEESYTERNFETDGVLYKALSTGSFSYLGEDPLAYEDAFKQITRKNQQDLEPLIELLKWVDESSDEEFAAHLADYVDVESFAQYIALQDLLNNFDDMSGPGQNYYLWYDLDTGKFSVLTWDLNLAFGQGMGGGNFGGGQMPNFQTQDGTTQDGTTPDGATDQTQPQPPTDGQQVPSGGQVPTDGQTSPDGQMPTDDGTTTDGQTPANGQMPNGGQRPTGGFPGGGQMPNGGQFGGGNAGGMGGNLLKERFLASDAFSDIYAQAYADVYNALYGDGQALAELDALSAVLANSGLVDEATLQSEVEALRSAIETMIAAGPTVTTTTTTTP
- a CDS encoding polyphosphate polymerase domain-containing protein produces the protein MQQSPTGNLFVPPPNGHAPAERANGLAALSNLRTFNRYELKYIADRRLVAGFREELPEKLDRDPHGLEGFYPVWSTYYDTSDLLFYWEKMEGERFRRKLRIRHYGDPDELTAETPVWVEIKQRVNRVTQKRRLSLPYAEALRLCAGADPSSCAPEDEHVVEEILVLANTLRLRPIVTLGYVREAYLGRGQDSGLRLTIDSRIRGRDRDLPINIAGENRFFVQPHLSVVEVKVNERVPYWMTEHIARHNLTLRRISKYCQGVQAYDVAPRSAFHDARIDESSLLHANS